One window of Doryrhamphus excisus isolate RoL2022-K1 chromosome 13, RoL_Dexc_1.0, whole genome shotgun sequence genomic DNA carries:
- the marcksb gene encoding myristoylated alanine-rich protein kinase C substrate b, with amino-acid sequence MGAQISKGKEEAAVEKPGEGAAVAAKTNGQENGHAKTNGDASPAAEEANKVEANGSTPTEEAPKEDGDKVEEAEKEPAAAAAANGEAKPEEGAAGEDPKQKKKRFSFKKPSFKLSGFSFKKTKKESEEAGEEGAAAPDAATAAAAEEKAEGAATEEVAASSEEAKPAEAAPAGEEAPASKEPKAEEEVKPVEEAAPAGGEEKPAEASSPAEPEAAAAASPEAPAAATE; translated from the exons ATGGGTGCACAAATCTCCAAAGGAAAAGAGGAAGCTGCAGTGGAGAAGCCCGGCGAAGGCGCAGCGGTTGCGGCCAAGACTAATGGACAG GAGAATGGCCACGCCAAGACCAACGGTGACGCCTCCCCTGCCGCGGAGGAGGCCAACAAGGTTGAAGCTAATGGAAGCACCCCCACCGAGGAAGCACCTAAGGAGGATGGCGACAAGGTGGAGGAGGCTGAGAAggagcctgctgctgctgccgccgcaAACGGAGAAGCTAAACCGGAGGAAGGTGCTGCAGGTGAGGACCccaagcagaagaagaagcgaTTCTCCTTCAAGAAGCCATCCTTCAAGCTGAGTGGCTTCTCCTTCAAGAAGACTAAGAAGGAATCGGAGGAGGCTGGAGAGGAGGGAGCTGCTGCTCCTgatgccgccaccgccgccgctgcAGAGGAGAAGGCAGAAGGTGCTGCAACCGAAGAGGTGGCCGCTAGCAGCGAGGAGGCCAAACCCGCAGAGGCCGCCCCCGCCGGAGAGGAGGCTCCTGCGTCTAAGGAGCCAAAAGCTGAAGAGGAGGTGAAGCCGGTGGAGGAGGCAGCTCCAGCTGGAGGTGAGGAGAAGCCAGCTGAGGCGTCCTCACCAGCTGAGCCAGAGGCTGCCGCTGCCGCCAGTCCGGAGGCACCTGCCGCCGCCACAGAGTAA